One Chlamydiales bacterium genomic window, AAGAGATTCTAGTTTAGGAGATATCAATGGTTAAAGAAGAAAAAGAAGAATTCAATTCACTCAATGATAAAATTGATCATGTCATTTTACAATCACGTCGTATTTTCTTTTCGGAACAGGTGGATAATAATAGTGCAAGGGATGCTATTCGTAAGCTCTGGTATCTAGAATTAACAAATCCCGGGCAACCAATTACTTTTATAATTAATAGTCCAGGTGGATCGATTGATGCGGGTTTTGCTATTTGGGATCAAGTGAAAATGCTCACTTCTCCAATCATTACACTAGTCACTGGATTAGCTGCGTCCATGGGATCTATCTTAAGTTTATGTGGGAGACCCGGAAAACGTTATGCGACTCCAAATGCACGTATCATGATTCATCAACCTTCAATCTCTGGTCCAATTACAGGACAAGCAACTGATTTAAGCATTCATGCTGAAACGATTATGAAAATGAAAAATCATTTAATAAACCTCTATGTAGAGCATACAGGAAAAACAAAAAAAGAGATTGAAGAAGCTTTAAATCGTGATAAATGGCTCTCTGCTAGTGAAGCCTTAGAATTTGGTCTCATTAGTAAAATTGTCTCCTCTTTTACAGAGGTAAAATGAAATATACTCTTTATTCAGGAGCAGGAAATACCTTTGTCCTACTTGATCATCCAGTCTCTTCCCATGAGGCTATTTTGCTCTGCCAAGCTTGCAATGTCGATGGAGCCATTTTTGGTGAAGAAAGATTTCGAATGAGAATCTTTAATCGAGATGGAAGCGAAGCTGAAATGTGCGGAAATGGATTAAGATGTTTCATCAAATTCCTAAGTGAAAAAAATATCTATCAAAAAAGTTATACAATTAACACAAAAGGGGGAATCTATAAAGGATGGTTGAGGGGAAACCTGGTCTCTGTTCAATTTCCTTTTCCTCAAAATATGATCTGGGATTTAAAAATTGCTTCTCACACAATTCATTGTCTTAATACTGGTGTTCCTCATGTTGTGATATTTATGGATTCCATTGATAGAGTGAATATCCAAGAAATTGTCTCCTTGATTTGTTCTCAACCTATTTTTTGTGAAGGAGTCAATGTCAACCTAGTAGAACCAAAAACTCTGCGTATCCGTACATACGAAAGAGGCATAGATGGAGAAACTTTAGCCTGTGGGACAGGTGCAGTCGCTGCAGCTCTTGCTGCTGCAAAACTCTTTTCTCTTACCTCTCCTCTAAAAATCAAAGTACAATCAGGAGAAATTTTAAAAGTCTCTTTCACAAATGATTGGCGTCAGATTATTCTAGAAGGCTCTGCGATAAAATTTGGTTCTGGTACCTTTAGTTTAAAACCAAGGTTCACGTTAAAACAAAAATCCCCTATACTTCTTTTAAGATGAATAAACTTCCCCAAGCTCAATATCCTTTAATTCTTCGTGGACTGCGTCTCATGGATGCTTTTGCAAAATCTAATGATGAACGTGACTTCTATCTTGATCGTATAGAAGGATTTATTCTTTTTGCCGATCTAGATAAAGATGATGATAAGCTCAAAAAATTTGAAGAAGAACTTGAAATCCATTCTGAGCGTTATTGCCTCATTCCCAAACTAACTTTCTATGAAACAAAAAAAATTATGGAAGGTTTTGTTAATGAGAAAATTTATGATATCGATACGAAGGAAAAATTATTTGATATCATTAGTGGGAAAGATGCACGTGAACAGTTTTTAGAATTTATTTATGACCATGATACTGAACTAGAGAAATGGCAACAATTCTATCAAGAACGCTCACGAGTTCGTATCATTGAATGGCTACGCAATAATAATTTTACTTTTGTTTTCGAAGAAGATCTTGATCTTCCTGTTCATACTATTGAGCAATTAAAAATGCATTTGTTTGATCATAAAGTTCCGAAAGAGGCTCAGCAAGGACGTCAATTTCTCATAAAAAAGGCTGAAACCTACTATTCTAGTGAAGCGCTTAATCCGCGTCCAAAAAGAGGACGTCCACCTAAACAGGTCGCAAAAATTGAAATTGAAACTCAGATTACTAATGATATTTTCACTCAAGTCCCCCAAGCCCTAAGTGCATTTCTCTATCTTCCAAACATTCCTTCAGCGACTTCTATTACTTTTTCTGAAAAATTTGACTCTGAAGCTGAATTCCTTGCTCATCTCAGAGGGAATAGCAGGACTGATGCTGAAAATCAACTAGAAGCCCTGTCAGAAAAATTTGCTTCTCTACGCAAGCTTTCAAACCAACTCGGCCTAAAAGGAGAACTTGTGATCCCCTCATTCGGAGACGATGAGAAAGAGAAGCCAAGTAGAGAGAAAAAACCAAAATCTAAAGTAGGAAATCCAATTCTCTTAAAAAAACAGGGACGAAAACGCAAGCCTTAAAACGATGAGAGATTTCTCAATAAATAGATCTTCTAAAAAAATTAGAGGCGATTTTTTAAGGAAAAATCTACAGTTGTCTTAAACTTGATCGTGATTTCATTGAATTTGTATACGATATAATCGTTCAACTAATAATTTTTTCAATATTCACCATTGAAA contains:
- the dapF gene encoding diaminopimelate epimerase; the protein is MKYTLYSGAGNTFVLLDHPVSSHEAILLCQACNVDGAIFGEERFRMRIFNRDGSEAEMCGNGLRCFIKFLSEKNIYQKSYTINTKGGIYKGWLRGNLVSVQFPFPQNMIWDLKIASHTIHCLNTGVPHVVIFMDSIDRVNIQEIVSLICSQPIFCEGVNVNLVEPKTLRIRTYERGIDGETLACGTGAVAAALAAAKLFSLTSPLKIKVQSGEILKVSFTNDWRQIILEGSAIKFGSGTFSLKPRFTLKQKSPILLLR
- a CDS encoding ATP-dependent Clp protease proteolytic subunit, producing the protein MVKEEKEEFNSLNDKIDHVILQSRRIFFSEQVDNNSARDAIRKLWYLELTNPGQPITFIINSPGGSIDAGFAIWDQVKMLTSPIITLVTGLAASMGSILSLCGRPGKRYATPNARIMIHQPSISGPITGQATDLSIHAETIMKMKNHLINLYVEHTGKTKKEIEEALNRDKWLSASEALEFGLISKIVSSFTEVK